In Glycine max cultivar Williams 82 chromosome 15, Glycine_max_v4.0, whole genome shotgun sequence, the DNA window ataaaattttaagttattgTAAAAGGATCATATCCCATGTCttataagacaaaaaaaataaatcataatgaaGAGTTGAATAATAACAATCTCTAAAGATATTATGCATGAAcctttatttattcaaaaacattttagaatatttttttaaaaaaaagtaacaaaaaaaagacaaaaggtttttttaaaatgaccattttaattttattttttttacgttGATGCTCACTCTTATTGGTTTTTACcaatttgattttgttcttgATTAGTTATCTActtcaccattttttttttggattatctTAACCAGCGACTTGATGAATTCTGGGTTCAATTGAACCAACTAATCTAGTTCAGtttcaataattataatatgaattaagaattaaatatatttattacaaaacatcatcttattttcacttaatttctattttcaaaattttgtacaaaaagtaatcaaaatatgattatctttattttcattgatttctatataaatatttaaaatcagaAAACATTACAATAATAAAGTACTATCATTTTAGAATTAATAGAAATATATACTTTgcctttaaaaaatcatttttacaattatttataaaaataatattaaaaaaacatttgtcaAACTAAACAAACCTTCCTAATTCCTATACCTTGAATAGTTCAATCAGATTCCACAAAacttggctttttttttttttttaaaaagaattatttcttttaaagatCTGATTCCGCGCTTGGAATCACTGCTCTGCAAAATTGGTGACCAATGCTTCAAGTGCAAGCCTTCAACATCCGAATTCCGAAATTAAAATGCTTAAAGAACATCTTGTTCTCCTCAGTCAAGTGCTATATGGAATGAGGTACTGCATGTTACCTCACTCTCAGCAAAGTGTTGTTTCATTTTCTCCACAGAAGAAGGAAAAACAGTAATTCATAGAATGACTTTGTTTCGTAGTATCAAATTATAGGTCAATCTCTTGGCGGTTGGCACTTGTCtaatgtgttttttcttttgttaagttACATGTCACTTGTACTCTTGGAACTTTTCGGGGCCCAACAAGGATAGGGATATATCCAAAGTATGAGAAGACTGCAAaagtctctctctcttttcattGTGGCCACTTAGAATGCATTGCATTCATGATATATTGCCATAATCAAGGAAGCTCTCAATTATAAATTGACCCAAAAaagtctctctctctcgctcGCTATAACTAATTCTCTTTTTTAAACAAGTTAGCATTCACGAGACACCCTTGAAACTTTTCTGCCTCTGAATTCTTCTTTATGCCGCTAAACAACCTAATCTTACTAGGAAAAAccgtgaaaaaaatccttcttcttctttcaaatgctagcaatttcattttcaatttttcattacaCCCCTTAGCATTTGGCTACAAGCAATGAAATCCCAACATGCTTCTCTGTTGTTTCTGCTTGACAGTTAAATGCTGttgagaatttttatttttatccatcacaattcacaacttTGATACACCAAGTTatcatagtttttattttattttatattattggtaagaataaaaaacaagtaTTCTGAGAGTTTACAACAATTTACTGCTCAATCAATCGAACTAGACCCCTAGATACGAAGTTATCATAGTTTGAAATGAAGTAAACCGTGGCCTAGTTAAGTAAGAATGACTTTCAAAGGGTCTTGATTGAATATACATACTCATCAAGATGGTTTAATGAAAACCCACAAACACTCTTCATTCTTAGTTGGAGCTCATGTTTCAAAATCAACTCTCATGATGAAAGTTTCCTATGACTGTATGTTTTGAAAAGCATCACATCATAGCAAAGTGCAAAGGTTTCACAATCACAAACTTGTTTTCTAGGTTCAATGGCGGGGTCATGTTTCCACGGGCTTAGGCTAAGGATGTCTAAGAGTAAAGCTTTACCAGACCCTTCATCTTCCTCCAAGACCCAGTTGGAGAGTGACGCGGAGAACGTAGAAAGGAAGAGATTTGATAGCATGGAATCGTGGTCATTGATATTCGACTCAATGGAGACATGGGAGACTTCAAAGGAGGACCAGGAGGGAGAAAAAGAGGAATGGGCTGCAGACCTGTCTCAGCTTTTTATAGGTAGCAAGTTTGCTTCTGGAGCTCACAGCCGAATTTACCGTGGAATCTACAAGCAGAGAGCTGTTGCTGTGAAAATGGTGAAGATTCCATCCCAGGATGAGGAGAAAAAGGCCTTACTAGAGGAGCAATTTAACTTTGAAGTGGCTTTGCTTTCACGTCTCATTCATCACAACATAGTGCAGGTTCGGTTAATCTACTTGTCCTAATGGTAGTTTGTTTGGTTATCATTTAGGGGGTTTTGTCTATGTGGATCTGAAACTTGGAGGAGTAAGCAAGAAAAGAGCAAAGTTTGCGAGTTAATTTATATACTGTACATAGTTTTGATTTTTCCCATAAAGAGGCACTGCTACTTGCCACTTTAgggaaagaaaatgataaattttataaacgAACGACTAAGGTCTTGTTTATCTTAGTAATAGtttaaaagacataaaaaagagGAATTTAAATAAGTAGGTTGGCTCAATAACATATACAATACACCTAATTGCTTCCAAAGATTGAGTTTTCTAtctttcttattattttgtcatttttggATGAGTACTGCAGtgatttatcttctttttttttttttttttatgttgaggTGGGGCAGAGTCCCGAAAAAACAAATTACACACAAACTAAACGAGGCAAAGATAACCCCATAGCATCTCTAATTAGAGATTGAAAATAGAAAGCAGGAGGTAAATGGactaaatgatttatttttgtacTTGGCGTTCTGGAAAGACCATGAGGTATCCTATTTTGAGTATTAGACAAATTTGATTTGGCCTTTGCCACAAAGTAATTCCCTAGTTTTgaatgtcaacaaccacaatggaaatttcatatttttaaagtttatatcaatggaggataatttttttcttatgaattAACTTTTGAGATTGAATtagatttatattataatatgatAAAGTGTATCTTAGTAGTTGTTATTGGTCTGGGCCTGTTGGGCCATCCATTATAGGACCAACTGCATATTAAGGTTGAATTACATCTAAAccaaattttaagaaaagtCTAACATTCATTCATGTGTGGTAATTGATATTGTAACCTTTAGCTGCAGAGGTTTCTGAAATGCCTCTACTAATGGATGCATAAGCTTAAATGACCCTTAATTTACAGTTTATTGCAGCATGTAAAAAACCGCCCGTGTACTGTATCATAACAGAATACATGTCACAAGGGACTCTGAGGATGTATCTAAACAAGAAAGAGCCGTACTCACTCTCAACGGAAACAATACTAAGGTTAGCTCTAGATATATCAAGGGGCATGGAGTACCTTCATTCACAAGGTGTGATTCACAGAGACCTCAAGTCAAGCAATTTGCTTCTCGATGATGACATGAGGGTTAAGGTGGCGGATTTTGGTACATCTTGTCTTGAAACACGATGCCGGAAAAGCAAAGGGAACTCTGGAACATATCGTTGGATGGCACCGGAGATGGTTAAGGAAAAACCTTATACTCGCAAAGTTGACGTGTACAGTTTTGGTATTGTGCTTTGGGAGCTCACAACTGCTCTACTTCCCTTCCAAGGAATGACACCAGTGCAAGCTGCTTTTGCTGTGGCTGAGAAGGTAACATGGCTAT includes these proteins:
- the LOC100806033 gene encoding serine/threonine/tyrosine-protein kinase HT1 — its product is MAGSCFHGLRLRMSKSKALPDPSSSSKTQLESDAENVERKRFDSMESWSLIFDSMETWETSKEDQEGEKEEWAADLSQLFIGSKFASGAHSRIYRGIYKQRAVAVKMVKIPSQDEEKKALLEEQFNFEVALLSRLIHHNIVQFIAACKKPPVYCIITEYMSQGTLRMYLNKKEPYSLSTETILRLALDISRGMEYLHSQGVIHRDLKSSNLLLDDDMRVKVADFGTSCLETRCRKSKGNSGTYRWMAPEMVKEKPYTRKVDVYSFGIVLWELTTALLPFQGMTPVQAAFAVAEKNERPPLPASCQPALARLIKRCWSANPSKRPDFSDIVSTLEKYDECVKEGLALSHHHSSGLVSRNVIIERIKGCVSMSSSIPVHA